A window of Cytobacillus sp. FSL H8-0458 genomic DNA:
TCCTCTCCGAACTCTTTAAGGGAGTCCGCCTCAACTGGTACTTGGATGAAAAGTCACATGACGGCATGGACATTGTTGTAGCGGAGGTAAAAGGCATGAGCAAATGGCAATCGGAAGAGGAAACCATTGAATTTATAGAAGAAAATGCAGGAGAATCTTTCTGGAAATATCTGCAGGGATACCAGATGTATGTTTATCCTGCCAAAAGAGGGTGCGGCAGCTGTGGAACTCATTAAAAAAGAGGATCTGGATGGATTTGTCCGGGAGAAGGTTCAGGTGGCAATCTTAGATGAAGATGGAAATGACAAAGCACCATTTGTTCCTAAGATCATTGAAAAAACCGGACTATGTCCTGATGGAACACACTTACGGATTTATTTCGATAAAATGAACTTTTTTGCGGTCCCGCTGACCTCCTCTGCAGAAGCATCTGAGACCCAGTGGGCTGCAATTGATCAGGAAGCCGGATTAAAATATGTAATTAAGAAGAGAGCGTGAACAAAATGATAAGAAAAATACAGCTTCCATTGCAGACGTTAAACTTAGTGGCCGGGTTTATGGTTTGGGTGCTGATATCCTCTCTTATGCCATTTATAAAGGAAGATATCAATATACCTGCCGATAAGCTTGCTCTTGTAACAGCTGTTCCGGTCATCCTCGGATCGCTGCTCCGCATACCTCTGGGATATTATGCTAATCAGTTTGGCGCAAGAGTAATCTTTATGCTGAGTTTTATTCTTCTATTATTTCCAGTCTATTATATCAGCATAGCAGATTCGATTACTGATTTGCTTATCGGGGGATTATTCCTCGGCCTTGGAGGAGCGGTATTCTCTGTTGGTGTTACTTCTCTTCCGAAGTATTACCCAAAGGAGCGCCATGGGTTTGTTAATGGCATTTACGGGGCAGGGAATCTTGGAACAGCCATCACTGCCTTTGCAGCACCAGTTGTTGCCACAAAATTTGGATGGTCCCTAACTGTACAGATTTACCTTGTTCTGCTGGGGATTTTCATTGCGGCTAACTTCTTCCTGGGAGATAAAAAAGAAGTTAAGGTACAGACTCCGCTTCTTGAGCAAATAAAAGGGGTCTACAAAAATGAAAAACTATGGCTATTGAGTTTATTCTATTTTATTACCTTCGGTTCATTTGTGGCATTTACTATTTATCTGCCAAACTTCCTTGTCGCTCATTTTGAACTTGATAAAGTTGATGCGGGCTTAAGAACTGCAGGTTTCATTGTTCTTGCAACTGCCATGAGGCCAATAGGCGGATGGCTGGCTGACCGCTTTCACTCTTTAATTTTGCTGATGTTTGTTTTTGGAGTCTACACTATTTCAGCGGTGATCCTATCTCTATCCCCGTCTATTACATGGTATACATTCGGATGCTTAAGCATTGCTCTATCAGCAGGAATTGGAAACGGCGTTATCTTTAAGCTTGTGCCTATGTACTTCCAGAAGCAGGCCGGCATCGTAAACGGAATTGTGTCTGCGATGGGCGGTCTGGGAGGATTTTTCCCTCCGCTGATTTTGACTCTTTTATTTAACATTACTGGTCATTACGCGATTGGTTTTATGGCATTGTCTCAAGTGGCGCTCGCCAGCCTGATTCTCGTTGTATGGATGTACTTCCAGGGAAGAATGGAAATTGCGAGCCAGGTGATTGATCATACAATCGAAGGCATTCTGGTTACGGATAAGAATGGAAAAATAATCTCTGTAAACCCTGCCTTCACAGAAATCACCGGATATAAGGAAGAGGAAGTAGTCGGAAAAAACCCAAGTGTACTTAAATCAGGGAGGCAGTCTAAAGGCTTCTACCAGGACTTGTGGACTTCAATCGAAAAGAATGGATTCTGGCAAGGGGAAATATGGAATTCCCGTAAGGATGGGGAAGAATATCTCCAGTGGCTAACCATAAGTGCAATAAAAAATGATGCAGGTGATGTAGTCCAATATGCAGGCATGTTCAGTGATATTTCCAGCCATCGGGTAAAAAAAGCTTAAAAAAAGCAAAATAATAAATTCAAAAGGAGGAGGGATGAAATGGAAACCCAGCCAGCAAAGAAAAATATCAGTTCATATATTATTCAATCTCAGGAAGATGAGATCAAGCGTATCGCTCTGGAGCTTCACGAAGGGGTAGGGCAGACGCTTTACAGCTTATATACAGGCATGCAGTTCATTCAGACAGCTGTCGATCAGCCTGAGGTGAAGGGCTATTTAGGGGATATGGCTCAAATGATGGAAAAAACGATTCAGGAAATCAGGCTTCTGGCTGTGGAATTGCATCCCCCTGCTTTAGGAACCCTCGGTCTGCTGCCGGCCCTGAAAAGTTATCTGAAATTATATACTTCCACCTATGGAATCATCGTTGATCTTCAAAATGAGGGAACGGAAGTGCAAATCAGGGAACAGGAAAGGATTACTCTGTTCCGTGTTTGCCAGGAAGCCCTGGCTAACATAGCAAGGTATGCTGACACAATGAGTGCAGGCATTATTCTTCGGTGGGAACCGGGAAAGCTTTCGATCACTATTCAAGATAAGGGGAAGGGCTTTGATGTAGATGCCGCGATGAAAAATTCAGCCGGCATTGCTGCCATGATGGAGAGAATGCTGTTAATCAACGGCAGATGCGTAATCAGCTCAAAAATCGGTGAAGGGACTTCAATAGATATCACCCTTCCGTTATACTAAGATTATACTTAACAAGGGATCTGCATATAGCGGCTCCCTTGTTGCCTATTTCAGATTTTTATATACGGACAAATACTAAGGGGGAGCGGGCTTGATCAATATTTTACTTTGCGACGACCACGCGGTGGTCAGGATGGGTTTGAAAATGCTTTTAAATAACCATGATGACATGCAAGTGGTTGGTGAAGCTTCTGAAGGCAATGAGGGGATTCAGCAGGCCCTGGAATTAAAGCCTGATGTGGTTGTCATGGATTTAAGCATGCCCCATGGGAAAGATGGCATGTCGGCAACCTCAGAATTAAAAAAACTAATGCCTGAAATAGCGATCCTTATTTTAACCATGCATGATGATGAGGAATACTTATTCAGGGCGATTCAAGCGGGCGCTTCCGGGTGTATTTTAAAGAGTGCACCTCATGATGAACTGCTCGCAGCAATCCGGTCTGTTGCAAGCGGGAATGCGTATTTGCATCCTTCTGCAACCAAAAGGCTTATGGAAGAATATATCGGAAGTGTGAAGCAGGGGAACACCGATACATTCAACCTTCTTTCCGACAGGGAGAAAGAAGTTCTTACATTAATAGCCAAAGGGTTTTCCAATAAGGAAATTGCTGAACAGCTTGTGATCAGTGTCAAGACAGTTGAAACACATAAAGGAAATTTAATGGAAAAGCTTCAGATGAAAACCCGGCCTGAGCTCGTTGCTTACGCCTTAAAGAAAGGGCTGCTTGGCTATGGAATATAAGGGGTGCAGTCCTGGCGAAAGCGTCCAAATTGATCAGGCTTGTGAGAAGGTGCTGACAGAGCTTGAATGTGATTTTGTTGGATTGGCACTGCAAAATACTGATGGCCCGGATGTGAAATGGCATTATGCCGCAGGAAACAGCAACGAGAAATATAAGCGGATAACAGTAAGGTACGGCAAAGGCATTGCAGGGAAAGTGATTTCAACCGGAAGGCCGATGTATGCGGACAACTTCCCCGAAAATATTGCCGGCAAAGCATTGGAATACCCGATTATGCTTGCTGAAGGCCTGAAGCATGCATATGCTGTTCCCATTCATTTTAATGGTATCCCCAAGGGGGTCCTCCTGATCGGGAACCGGTCGGCTCATCCTATAAATGAAAGCATGCAAAGTTCAGCAAGGGATGCAGCCAGGACACTTGAAAAAAAGCTGAATGGTTAAAATAATGCAACTGGAGGAACGTAAATGGACAGGAATAATCAGCTGGCGAAAAAGAGAGAGATTGCTCCTGATTCCAGTGATGCAACGATTCTTGTAAATAGATTTGGGAATATTTATTATGCGAACGAGCAGGCTCAGAAGCAATTTGGATATAGCGAACTGGAGCTGCAGGGGAAGAGTCTGGAGGAACTGCTTCCTGAGATCACTCTTCTTGAAACAGAAGAGGGTAAAGTGGTTCACCAGTATGGACATCATCGTAATGGTGGCGTATTTTCAATTTTTTATAGAATTAATTCTTTCAAGCTGGCAGAAGAAAGCTATTATCTAATCGTCTTTCACTCAGTCAAAGACCGTTCCCGCTTAAAAAAGCAGCAGTCATACCCGTTAAAGGAATTGGTTGACCTGCAATTTGCCCTGGATGAATCAACAATTGTCGCCTTTACAGACAGAAAAGGGAAAATCACCTATGTGAATGAAAAGTTCTGTGAGGTATCGAAATATTCTGCAGAAGAGCTGATTGGCAAGGACCATAGAATTATCAACTCCTCATACCATTCCAAGGATTTTATGGAAAATCTTTGGACTACCATTTCGAGCGGGGAAGTCTGGCGCGGAGAAATAAAAAACAAAGCTAAAGACGGAACTTATTATTGGGTAGATACTACGATCGTTCCTTTTATTGATGAAAAAGGGAA
This region includes:
- a CDS encoding MFS transporter: MIRKIQLPLQTLNLVAGFMVWVLISSLMPFIKEDINIPADKLALVTAVPVILGSLLRIPLGYYANQFGARVIFMLSFILLLFPVYYISIADSITDLLIGGLFLGLGGAVFSVGVTSLPKYYPKERHGFVNGIYGAGNLGTAITAFAAPVVATKFGWSLTVQIYLVLLGIFIAANFFLGDKKEVKVQTPLLEQIKGVYKNEKLWLLSLFYFITFGSFVAFTIYLPNFLVAHFELDKVDAGLRTAGFIVLATAMRPIGGWLADRFHSLILLMFVFGVYTISAVILSLSPSITWYTFGCLSIALSAGIGNGVIFKLVPMYFQKQAGIVNGIVSAMGGLGGFFPPLILTLLFNITGHYAIGFMALSQVALASLILVVWMYFQGRMEIASQVIDHTIEGILVTDKNGKIISVNPAFTEITGYKEEEVVGKNPSVLKSGRQSKGFYQDLWTSIEKNGFWQGEIWNSRKDGEEYLQWLTISAIKNDAGDVVQYAGMFSDISSHRVKKA
- a CDS encoding sensor histidine kinase, with the protein product METQPAKKNISSYIIQSQEDEIKRIALELHEGVGQTLYSLYTGMQFIQTAVDQPEVKGYLGDMAQMMEKTIQEIRLLAVELHPPALGTLGLLPALKSYLKLYTSTYGIIVDLQNEGTEVQIREQERITLFRVCQEALANIARYADTMSAGIILRWEPGKLSITIQDKGKGFDVDAAMKNSAGIAAMMERMLLINGRCVISSKIGEGTSIDITLPLY
- a CDS encoding response regulator, with the protein product MINILLCDDHAVVRMGLKMLLNNHDDMQVVGEASEGNEGIQQALELKPDVVVMDLSMPHGKDGMSATSELKKLMPEIAILILTMHDDEEYLFRAIQAGASGCILKSAPHDELLAAIRSVASGNAYLHPSATKRLMEEYIGSVKQGNTDTFNLLSDREKEVLTLIAKGFSNKEIAEQLVISVKTVETHKGNLMEKLQMKTRPELVAYALKKGLLGYGI
- a CDS encoding GAF domain-containing protein — its product is MEYKGCSPGESVQIDQACEKVLTELECDFVGLALQNTDGPDVKWHYAAGNSNEKYKRITVRYGKGIAGKVISTGRPMYADNFPENIAGKALEYPIMLAEGLKHAYAVPIHFNGIPKGVLLIGNRSAHPINESMQSSARDAARTLEKKLNG